The Sulfurimonas lithotrophica genome includes a region encoding these proteins:
- a CDS encoding sugar 3,4-ketoisomerase produces MLGKIIDFKINGDDRGSLIAIEEGYNAPFEIKRVYYIFDTKLGVERGFHAHKNLKQIAIAVKGSCTFVLDDGNKKEEVTLTNPNQGLYIEGLIWREMKNFSKDCVLMVIASEHYDENDYIRDYNEFLKEVNK; encoded by the coding sequence TTGTTAGGAAAAATAATAGATTTTAAAATAAATGGAGATGATAGAGGTTCATTAATAGCTATAGAAGAAGGTTATAATGCACCTTTTGAAATTAAAAGAGTTTATTATATATTTGATACTAAGCTGGGAGTTGAGCGTGGATTTCATGCACACAAAAATCTTAAACAAATAGCAATAGCCGTAAAGGGAAGTTGTACATTTGTTCTTGATGATGGAAATAAAAAAGAAGAAGTTACTCTTACAAACCCAAATCAAGGTCTTTATATAGAAGGTTTAATATGGAGAGAGATGAAAAACTTTAGTAAAGACTGTGTTTTAATGGTAATTGCTAGTGAACATTATGATGAAAATGATTATATAAGAGATTATAATGAATTTTTAAAAGAAGTAAATAAATGA
- a CDS encoding acyltransferase — translation MIHKLADVQSENIGTNTYIWQFCVILKEAIIGNNCNINASVLIENDVKIGNNVTVKSGVQIWDGITLEDNVFIGPNVTFTNDFLPRSKQYPSEFLKTVVKKGSSIGANSTIVGGITIGDYAMIGAGSVVTKNIGMQELWYGNPARHQGYVCRCGQKCNKELICDECKGK, via the coding sequence ATGATACATAAACTAGCTGATGTTCAAAGTGAAAATATTGGAACTAATACATATATTTGGCAGTTTTGTGTTATATTAAAAGAAGCTATCATAGGAAATAATTGTAATATCAATGCAAGTGTTTTGATAGAAAATGATGTGAAAATAGGTAATAATGTTACTGTTAAAAGTGGTGTTCAAATTTGGGATGGTATTACTTTAGAGGATAATGTTTTTATTGGTCCAAACGTTACTTTTACAAATGATTTTTTACCAAGAAGCAAACAGTATCCAAGTGAGTTTTTAAAAACTGTTGTAAAAAAAGGCTCATCTATCGGTGCAAACAGTACTATTGTAGGTGGAATAACTATAGGTGATTATGCTATGATAGGTGCAGGAAGTGTAGTAACGAAGAATATCGGTATGCAAGAACTTTGGTACGGAAACCCTGCTAGACATCAAGGATATGTTTGCAGATGCGGACAAAAATGCAATAAAGAATTAATTTGTGATGAGTGTAAAGGAAAGTAG
- a CDS encoding DegT/DnrJ/EryC1/StrS family aminotransferase has translation MIPFLDLKKINNQYRDELVEACARVIDSGWYIQGNECKEFESNFANYCGSKYAVGVANGLDALILILRAYKEMGIMSDGDEVIVPSNTYIASILAITQNSLVPILVEPDINTYLIDANKIEKKITPKTKAIMPVHLYGQTCEMDKINSIAKKYNLKVIEDSAQAHGAYFKDNRAGNLGDASGFSFYPGKNLGALGDGGIVTTSDKELAETVRALGNYGSHKKYENLYKGINSRLDEMQAAMLGVKLKYLDNEIKNRKEIAMYYLENIKNSSIVLPTVRKEDNHVWHVFVIRSSDRTKLQKHLLKYDIQTLIHYPIPPHKQEAYSEWSNEQYPISEQIHDEVLSLPISGVQTMEDTKKVVDAINEYK, from the coding sequence ATGATACCTTTTTTAGATCTAAAAAAAATAAACAATCAATACAGAGATGAACTTGTTGAAGCTTGTGCAAGAGTTATAGACAGCGGATGGTATATCCAAGGGAATGAGTGTAAAGAGTTTGAATCAAATTTTGCAAACTACTGCGGTAGTAAATATGCAGTAGGTGTAGCAAACGGTTTGGATGCTTTGATTTTAATTTTAAGAGCATATAAAGAGATGGGTATTATGAGTGATGGTGATGAAGTTATAGTTCCATCAAATACATATATAGCTTCGATTCTCGCAATAACGCAAAACTCTTTAGTCCCTATATTAGTCGAGCCGGATATAAATACATACCTGATAGATGCAAATAAAATAGAAAAAAAGATCACACCAAAAACAAAAGCTATAATGCCTGTGCATCTATACGGTCAGACATGTGAGATGGATAAGATAAACTCTATTGCAAAAAAGTATAACCTCAAAGTTATAGAAGATTCTGCACAAGCTCACGGTGCTTATTTTAAGGATAATAGAGCCGGCAATCTCGGAGATGCAAGTGGATTTAGTTTTTATCCCGGGAAAAATCTAGGTGCTTTAGGTGATGGAGGAATAGTTACTACAAGCGATAAAGAATTGGCTGAAACTGTAAGAGCCTTGGGAAATTACGGAAGTCATAAAAAGTATGAAAATTTATACAAAGGCATAAATAGCAGACTTGACGAGATGCAGGCTGCAATGCTCGGTGTAAAATTAAAATACTTAGATAATGAGATAAAAAATAGAAAAGAAATAGCAATGTACTATTTAGAAAATATAAAAAATAGTAGTATTGTTTTACCGACTGTTAGAAAAGAAGATAATCACGTATGGCATGTATTTGTTATACGTTCAAGTGATAGAACAAAGTTGCAAAAACACCTATTAAAGTATGATATTCAAACATTGATACATTATCCTATTCCACCGCATAAACAAGAAGCATATTCCGAATGGTCTAATGAACAATATCCTATAAGTGAACAAATACATGACGAAGTATTAAGTTTACCTATCAGCGGTGTACAGACTATGGAAGATACAAAAAAAGTAGTGGATGCGATAAATGAATACAAGTAA
- a CDS encoding glycosyltransferase: MNTSNPLVSIIIPFYNHNDYIYKTLDSVLEDKYSNKEIVIINDGSSNPNDSNITKWIDKNSEIIKIKYIKRENKGLTKTLNELISLAKGKYILLCASDDYLINNTIKSRVDILENNPDKYLLLSDAIVIDENNNIIYESSLFDLYKGKKENYFNDDGLKTEITSNWSVAGATHLIRKELYDLVGLYDENLLVEDYDFFLRVVARDFILYYDEKVSAYRRHETNVSGDILKELKMFKEIKKVVLKNLYLFDDKYKHKLLTVVEYYEDKMKNYYLRNFIRIARKKTKRHRDKVKKIFRKKK, from the coding sequence ATGAATACAAGTAATCCGCTAGTAAGTATAATTATCCCTTTTTATAATCATAACGATTATATTTATAAAACTCTTGATTCTGTTTTGGAAGATAAATATTCAAATAAAGAAATAGTAATTATAAATGACGGTTCATCAAATCCGAATGATAGTAATATAACAAAGTGGATAGATAAGAATTCAGAAATAATAAAGATAAAATATATCAAAAGAGAAAATAAAGGCTTGACTAAAACTTTAAATGAACTAATCTCATTAGCAAAGGGTAAATACATCTTATTATGTGCAAGTGATGATTATTTAATTAATAATACTATTAAAAGTAGAGTTGACATTCTGGAAAATAATCCTGACAAATATTTATTGTTGTCAGATGCAATCGTTATTGATGAAAATAATAATATTATATATGAAAGTAGTCTTTTTGATTTATATAAGGGTAAAAAAGAAAATTATTTTAATGATGATGGATTAAAAACAGAAATCACATCCAATTGGTCAGTTGCTGGTGCTACGCATTTAATAAGAAAAGAGTTGTATGATCTAGTTGGACTATATGATGAAAATCTGTTAGTTGAAGATTATGACTTCTTTTTAAGAGTTGTTGCACGTGATTTTATTTTATATTATGATGAAAAAGTATCAGCATATAGAAGACATGAAACAAATGTTTCAGGTGATATTCTAAAAGAGTTGAAGATGTTTAAAGAGATTAAAAAAGTAGTTCTTAAAAATTTGTATTTGTTTGATGATAAATACAAACATAAACTATTGACAGTAGTAGAATATTATGAAGATAAAATGAAAAATTATTATTTAAGAAACTTTATAAGAATTGCTAGAAAAAAAACAAAAAGACATAGAGATAAAGTTAAAAAAATATTTAGAAAGAAGAAGTAA
- a CDS encoding glycosyltransferase family 2 protein: MLEKKQKDIEIKLKKYLERRSKMISIAMCTYNGEKYINEQIDSILNQTYKDFELVITDDGSTDNTIDIIKEYQKNDERIKLYKNEKNLGFIKNFEKAISLCSGDHIALADQDDSWKKNKLEVFINEIDENILIYSDAILMDEESNLVDNAKQLVRPENNLVSGSNNKAFLLTNCVSGNTIMFKRELIKHILPIPENISFHDIWIAFVATSISSITYTQESMTYYRRYPEQVTSTRVKNYKGFFDRLNKKTNIRVDRAKVIARDLNTMLSSGLFTKDEDKYLVKLLIEHYKNYENIFYNKKLHKYLNKYRDEVFAIYRTKKRTKRLIRTCIGLKLHKLTCFVA; this comes from the coding sequence TTGCTAGAAAAAAAACAAAAAGACATAGAGATAAAGTTAAAAAAATATTTAGAAAGAAGAAGTAAAATGATATCTATTGCAATGTGTACCTATAATGGGGAAAAGTATATAAACGAGCAAATAGATTCTATTTTAAATCAAACGTATAAAGATTTTGAACTTGTAATAACGGATGATGGTTCAACTGATAATACAATAGATATTATAAAAGAATATCAAAAGAATGATGAGAGAATAAAGCTTTATAAAAATGAAAAAAATTTAGGTTTTATAAAAAATTTTGAAAAAGCGATTTCTTTATGCAGTGGTGATCACATAGCTTTAGCTGATCAAGATGATTCTTGGAAAAAAAATAAGTTGGAAGTTTTTATTAATGAGATTGATGAAAATATTTTAATATATTCAGATGCTATATTAATGGATGAGGAGTCAAACCTTGTCGATAATGCAAAACAATTGGTACGTCCGGAAAACAATTTAGTATCAGGAAGTAACAACAAAGCATTTTTGCTTACAAACTGTGTATCTGGTAATACAATAATGTTTAAAAGAGAACTTATAAAACATATATTGCCAATACCGGAAAATATAAGTTTTCATGATATATGGATTGCTTTTGTCGCTACATCTATAAGTTCAATAACATATACACAAGAGAGTATGACATATTATAGAAGATATCCTGAACAAGTAACAAGTACAAGAGTTAAAAACTATAAAGGTTTTTTTGATAGGTTAAACAAAAAAACAAACATAAGAGTTGACAGAGCTAAAGTAATAGCAAGAGACTTGAATACTATGCTTAGTTCCGGATTATTTACAAAAGATGAAGATAAGTATTTGGTTAAATTACTTATAGAACATTATAAAAATTATGAAAATATTTTTTACAACAAAAAACTACATAAATATTTAAATAAGTATAGAGATGAAGTATTTGCAATATACAGGACAAAAAAAAGAACGAAACGTCTAATTAGAACCTGTATAGGGCTAAAGTTACATAAATTAACTTGTTTTGTCGCTTAA
- a CDS encoding O-antigen ligase family protein: MFKKILDLKVQYQDKYILAANYLFIVYAFFLPIYAKPVKTIFGMVLVLFLLSGNIKEKLLFAFKDKVVQAFLLFVLVHLIWILGSENLEMAVFKLKELKYVLYMIVFIAVIRKDFIYKILTGFLLGIFFSEIVSYLMLFDIRIPYLVYTGYGVNVPFMETFTQYSTVLSISLGILLYGIVTKKQKLWVKIIYVMFFISASSNIFIIQSKLGYGLYAISILTVTAMIMIKYKKYFMLPVSLVLIFGGYFIAYNTSDIFHNRVNDFFNQTEAAIDKQNYYTSTGARVGFYVYSYEIMKENFLFGVGAGDHIGEFKNYVKEHETNKKNIHSMYENTKNGEYASLHSEFLDNTLQFGIIGLLVFLNIFYQLLRYPYDDHYMKVVQIIFIVILLSVSSVSLVFLYAKLKNIFIFLSALTLMHYHNEKRLKLL, encoded by the coding sequence GTGTTCAAAAAAATATTAGATTTAAAAGTACAATATCAAGACAAATATATCTTAGCAGCAAATTATTTATTTATTGTATATGCATTTTTTTTACCGATATATGCAAAACCTGTAAAAACAATTTTTGGAATGGTTTTAGTTCTTTTTTTATTATCTGGAAATATAAAAGAAAAACTACTGTTTGCTTTTAAAGACAAGGTTGTTCAAGCATTTTTATTATTTGTTTTAGTGCATTTAATATGGATACTTGGTTCTGAAAACTTAGAGATGGCTGTATTCAAGTTAAAGGAACTAAAATATGTACTATATATGATAGTTTTCATAGCAGTTATAAGAAAAGATTTTATATATAAAATATTAACCGGATTTTTATTAGGTATCTTTTTTAGTGAAATAGTAAGTTATCTTATGCTTTTTGACATAAGAATACCATATCTGGTTTATACTGGATATGGTGTGAATGTGCCTTTTATGGAAACGTTTACTCAATATAGTACTGTACTTTCAATATCGTTAGGAATATTATTGTATGGAATTGTCACAAAAAAGCAAAAATTATGGGTAAAGATAATCTATGTAATGTTTTTTATAAGTGCATCTAGTAATATCTTTATAATCCAATCTAAACTTGGATATGGACTATATGCTATTTCTATTTTAACTGTTACTGCAATGATAATGATAAAGTATAAAAAGTACTTTATGCTACCTGTATCATTAGTATTGATTTTTGGAGGATATTTTATAGCATATAATACAAGTGATATTTTCCATAATAGAGTAAATGATTTTTTTAATCAAACAGAAGCTGCTATTGATAAGCAAAATTATTATACTTCCACCGGTGCAAGAGTTGGATTTTATGTATATTCATATGAGATTATGAAAGAAAATTTTTTATTTGGAGTCGGTGCCGGTGATCATATAGGCGAGTTTAAAAATTACGTAAAAGAGCATGAAACAAATAAAAAAAATATTCACAGTATGTATGAAAATACGAAAAATGGTGAGTATGCCAGTTTACATAGTGAATTTTTGGATAATACTTTACAGTTTGGAATTATAGGATTATTGGTTTTTCTAAATATATTTTATCAGCTTTTGAGATATCCGTATGATGATCACTATATGAAAGTTGTTCAAATTATTTTTATAGTGATATTACTTAGTGTATCAAGTGTTAGTTTAGTATTTTTATATGCGAAGTTAAAGAATATATTTATATTTTTATCGGCATTGACTTTGATGCATTATCATAATGAAAAACGGCTAAAGCTTCTTTAG
- a CDS encoding glycosyltransferase, which translates to MNYNDISVSVIVSVYKDTQALKLILDSLLNQTHENFEIIISEDCESEEMREFLAPYKEKNLLKHLTQEDTGWRKNIALNRAAKESKGEYLIFIDGDIIPYSDFVQKHVESITHSRILCGKRVELGPFFSNLIRKGYLNPYIVEKLFGLFLPFLAMDKARHVEEGIKLKKGSSLEQKLNKKRPMIIGCNFSCFKKDLEYINGFDEDYTTPSVGEDIDLTWRFQHFGIDSQSVRYLANTFHLYHPRSWNSENVNANNAIMKKKWDNEEFICKNGLKKL; encoded by the coding sequence TTGAATTATAATGATATTTCAGTTAGCGTCATAGTCTCTGTATACAAAGATACACAAGCACTTAAACTTATACTTGATAGTCTATTAAACCAAACACATGAAAATTTTGAAATAATTATTTCTGAAGATTGTGAATCAGAAGAGATGCGTGAGTTTTTAGCCCCATATAAAGAAAAAAATCTCTTAAAGCATTTAACACAAGAAGATACCGGTTGGAGAAAAAACATAGCCTTAAACCGTGCTGCCAAAGAATCAAAAGGTGAGTATCTTATCTTTATAGATGGAGATATTATCCCTTACAGTGACTTTGTACAAAAACATGTAGAGTCTATTACTCATAGTCGAATATTATGTGGCAAACGCGTAGAGTTAGGTCCATTTTTTTCTAATCTTATTAGAAAAGGATATCTAAATCCTTATATAGTTGAAAAATTATTTGGATTATTTTTACCTTTTTTAGCAATGGATAAAGCAAGACATGTTGAAGAAGGTATAAAACTGAAAAAAGGCTCCTCGTTAGAACAAAAACTTAATAAAAAACGCCCAATGATAATCGGCTGTAACTTTTCGTGCTTTAAAAAAGATTTGGAATATATAAACGGTTTTGATGAAGACTATACTACACCGTCCGTTGGAGAAGATATAGACCTAACATGGAGATTTCAGCACTTCGGGATAGATTCACAAAGTGTAAGATACCTTGCAAATACATTTCATTTATATCATCCAAGAAGCTGGAATAGTGAAAACGTTAATGCGAATAATGCAATTATGAAGAAAAAATGGGATAATGAAGAGTTTATCTGTAAAAACGGTCTAAAGAAGCTTTAG
- a CDS encoding glycosyltransferase family 2 protein: MVSIISVNYNSSDETLDMVKSVRANTKVEYELIIVDNASKDNEVNKLKILENDSDIKLIYSKKNVGFASGNMLGVEKANKDSKYYFFLNNDTLLINNVVDTLYKTLEQNSDIGLASPQLYDENEKRSTTFREFPSVSEKIFGKGFKRFVSLRKIYNNKKEYKDVIDVGIVSGASMFCRAKAFNEIDGLDKNFFLYCEEEDLSQRFHEAGYRVCLEPRAKLIHLSGVSTKRNFLIEREFLISYFYLLTKHLDHLMAFILKLHITLKYLSKINKDVVNKQLFWFCLEFNKDMYSLKHDMNTKYLDFFKSIKEHFKTSTNSIHKARNEIKVVSYNDEEFVIKSFKVPHFINKIVYTFFKDSKAKKSYENSVKIIDFVPKPIGYIEFKKYGLLEDSYFVSKNFKYDLTIREPLLDKNYEDKERIFKEFALFTYKLHERGIFHLDYSPGNILIKKENDSYIFKVVDINRMQFKKLNLSERLLNFSKLWAKDEDLKIIVKEYAKIINEDETMCIEVALDYSQKHKDKKNFKKRLKGQKVVD; this comes from the coding sequence ATGGTATCTATTATTTCGGTTAATTATAATAGCTCAGATGAAACACTTGATATGGTCAAAAGTGTAAGGGCTAATACAAAAGTAGAATATGAATTAATCATTGTTGATAATGCTTCAAAGGATAACGAAGTAAACAAATTAAAAATTTTAGAAAACGATAGTGATATTAAACTTATTTATAGCAAAAAAAATGTCGGTTTTGCATCCGGAAATATGTTGGGTGTAGAAAAAGCAAATAAAGACTCAAAATATTACTTCTTTTTAAATAATGACACACTTTTGATCAATAATGTAGTTGACACTTTATATAAAACTTTAGAACAAAACAGTGATATAGGTCTGGCATCTCCACAGCTATACGATGAAAATGAAAAAAGAAGTACGACTTTTAGAGAATTTCCAAGTGTATCTGAGAAGATTTTCGGTAAAGGTTTTAAACGTTTCGTGTCTTTAAGAAAAATATATAACAATAAAAAAGAGTATAAAGATGTTATAGACGTAGGTATAGTCAGTGGTGCATCTATGTTCTGCAGGGCAAAAGCATTTAATGAAATCGATGGACTTGATAAAAACTTCTTTTTATATTGTGAAGAAGAAGACCTTTCTCAGCGTTTTCACGAAGCAGGGTATAGAGTCTGTTTGGAACCAAGAGCGAAGTTGATCCACCTTTCAGGAGTAAGTACAAAAAGAAACTTTTTAATAGAGAGGGAATTTTTAATCTCTTACTTTTATCTTTTAACAAAGCATCTGGACCATTTGATGGCATTTATTTTAAAACTGCATATTACATTGAAGTATCTGTCTAAAATAAATAAAGATGTCGTAAATAAACAGTTATTTTGGTTTTGTTTAGAATTTAATAAAGATATGTATAGTTTAAAACACGATATGAATACAAAATATCTTGACTTTTTTAAATCTATAAAAGAACATTTTAAAACTTCAACAAACTCTATACATAAAGCAAGAAATGAGATAAAAGTAGTTTCATACAATGATGAAGAATTTGTTATAAAGTCATTTAAAGTCCCACATTTTATAAATAAGATAGTATATACTTTTTTTAAAGATTCAAAAGCAAAAAAATCATATGAAAACAGTGTAAAGATTATAGATTTTGTTCCAAAACCGATAGGTTATATTGAATTTAAAAAATATGGACTGTTAGAGGACAGTTATTTTGTAAGTAAAAATTTCAAATATGACTTGACAATAAGGGAACCTCTTTTAGATAAAAACTATGAAGATAAAGAGCGTATTTTCAAAGAGTTTGCACTTTTTACGTATAAACTTCATGAGAGAGGTATTTTTCATCTTGACTATAGTCCTGGCAATATTTTAATTAAAAAAGAAAATGATAGTTATATTTTTAAAGTAGTTGATATTAACAGGATGCAGTTTAAAAAACTAAATCTGAGTGAGAGGTTGTTAAATTTTTCTAAGCTTTGGGCTAAAGATGAGGATTTAAAAATCATTGTAAAAGAGTATGCAAAGATTATAAATGAGGATGAGACTATGTGTATAGAGGTTGCTTTGGATTATTCTCAAAAACATAAAGATAAAAAGAATTTCAAAAAAAGATTAAAAGGGCAGAAAGTTGTTGATTAG
- a CDS encoding glycosyltransferase family 2 protein, producing MLISVAIIAKDAEKTIASTLESLKVFEDVVIYDNGSTDNTKSICKEYENVNYVVGEFSGFGPTKNKAAEFCKHDWILSLDADEVLTAEFIEELKSIDLKDENVYTINRVNYYKKQKITHCWANDIIVRVYNRKKTAFNDLHVHEKVINEGFNTVGLKSEVNHFPYSTVTDFIIKLDRYSTIFAKDNAGKKSSSPLKAILNAKFSFFKTYIIKRGFLDGYAGLVIAFSHMATNFYKYIKLYEANKELEK from the coding sequence TTGTTGATTAGTGTAGCTATAATTGCCAAAGATGCAGAAAAAACTATTGCTAGTACTCTAGAGAGTCTAAAGGTGTTTGAAGATGTCGTTATATATGATAACGGTTCAACAGATAATACAAAAAGTATATGTAAAGAATATGAAAACGTTAATTATGTAGTTGGAGAGTTTAGTGGTTTTGGTCCTACAAAAAACAAAGCAGCAGAGTTCTGTAAACATGATTGGATATTATCTTTGGATGCAGACGAAGTGTTAACGGCAGAATTTATTGAAGAACTTAAATCAATTGACTTAAAAGATGAAAATGTCTATACGATAAACAGGGTGAATTATTATAAAAAACAAAAAATTACTCATTGTTGGGCGAATGATATCATCGTAAGGGTTTATAATAGAAAAAAGACTGCTTTTAACGATTTGCATGTACATGAAAAAGTTATTAATGAAGGTTTTAATACAGTAGGTTTAAAAAGTGAAGTAAATCATTTTCCATATTCTACAGTTACGGATTTTATAATTAAACTGGACAGATATTCTACTATTTTTGCCAAAGATAATGCTGGTAAAAAATCATCTTCTCCATTAAAAGCTATACTAAATGCTAAATTTTCTTTCTTTAAAACATATATTATAAAACGCGGTTTTTTAGACGGTTATGCAGGGTTGGTAATAGCATTTTCACATATGGCTACAAACTTTTATAAATATATAAAACTATATGAAGCAAACAAAGAGTTAGAAAAATGA
- a CDS encoding glycosyltransferase family 9 protein produces MRVLVTRHDKIGDFITSLPMCKILKDQTEHKIVMLVSKINYDLASRLDFIDEVIEYTDDVFELSKRIREKNIDVSISGYIENKLGIALIIAGVKKRIAPATKIAQIFFNDTLKQRRSEVKKTEWQYNLDLVKHFDENLKLDFQRPLLDTKKKRENITMFHVGSGGSSDGNLSLDDYLKLAKIASEKSEVVFTFGPDDIEDKEYIKKHLDFEANIRDDFKSIWDLTNFISTSKIFISTSTGPMHLAGLTNTKTVSFFGANLFASAKRWSTISDIELQNNFEVPADYSNELYQDIQKTLLSKIS; encoded by the coding sequence ATGAGAGTATTGGTTACCAGACACGATAAAATAGGTGATTTTATTACATCCTTGCCAATGTGTAAAATATTAAAAGATCAAACAGAACATAAGATAGTGATGCTGGTATCTAAAATCAACTATGACTTGGCATCAAGGCTTGATTTTATAGATGAGGTAATTGAATATACAGATGATGTATTTGAGCTCTCAAAAAGAATAAGAGAAAAGAATATAGATGTAAGTATAAGCGGATATATTGAGAATAAACTTGGAATCGCTTTAATTATAGCCGGTGTAAAAAAAAGAATAGCACCCGCTACAAAGATAGCACAAATCTTTTTTAATGATACACTAAAACAAAGAAGAAGTGAAGTCAAAAAAACTGAATGGCAATATAATTTAGACTTGGTGAAGCACTTTGATGAGAACCTGAAACTTGATTTTCAAAGACCTCTTTTAGACACTAAGAAAAAACGTGAGAATATAACTATGTTCCATGTAGGTAGCGGTGGTAGCAGTGATGGAAACTTATCTTTAGACGATTACTTGAAACTTGCAAAGATTGCATCTGAAAAATCAGAAGTGGTTTTTACATTTGGACCTGATGATATTGAAGACAAAGAGTATATAAAAAAACACTTGGATTTTGAAGCAAATATAAGAGATGATTTTAAATCTATTTGGGATTTGACAAACTTTATATCTACATCTAAAATCTTTATAAGTACTTCAACAGGACCAATGCATTTGGCAGGTTTGACAAATACAAAAACTGTATCATTCTTTGGAGCAAATCTATTTGCATCAGCTAAAAGATGGTCAACTATAAGTGATATAGAACTTCAAAATAACTTTGAAGTTCCTGCAGACTATTCGAATGAACTTTATCAAGATATCCAAAAGACGCTTTTATCTAAAATAAGTTAA
- the rfaD gene encoding ADP-glyceromanno-heptose 6-epimerase, with the protein MKYNDIDFNNKTVLITGGAGFIGSNLAFYFQENYPKCNIVVLDSFRSGETLSNGNLKSFGHFKNLLGFKGKVISGDINDKSLLASINEEYDFDYIFHQAAISDTTASEQDLMIQTNVNAYEDLLKIAIKHNANMIYASSAATYGDSDRFEVGFEQPNNVYGFSKVMMDNITYKYIEQGVDISIVGLKYFNVYGPREYFKNKTASMVVQFGHQILNGQTPKLFEGSDKILRDFIYIDDIVQANILACEPKKSGVYNVGTGKARSFEDIVNILQKELAIDNGKEYIPNPFVGQYQFFTEANIDTTKENLGYKPNYEMEDGIKAYLPEIKRLFDVEVKK; encoded by the coding sequence ATGAAATACAACGACATAGACTTTAACAATAAAACAGTTCTTATCACTGGTGGTGCGGGTTTTATAGGCTCAAATTTGGCATTTTATTTTCAAGAAAACTATCCAAAATGTAATATAGTAGTTTTAGATAGTTTTAGAAGCGGTGAAACACTTAGTAACGGAAATCTAAAGAGCTTTGGACATTTTAAAAACCTTTTAGGTTTTAAAGGAAAAGTTATCAGCGGAGATATCAATGATAAATCTTTACTTGCATCTATAAATGAAGAGTATGATTTTGACTATATCTTTCATCAAGCTGCTATCTCTGATACTACTGCATCTGAGCAAGATTTGATGATTCAAACAAATGTAAATGCTTATGAAGATCTATTAAAAATAGCGATTAAACATAATGCAAATATGATCTATGCATCTAGTGCCGCGACCTATGGAGACAGTGACAGGTTTGAAGTTGGGTTTGAACAGCCAAACAATGTATATGGTTTTTCAAAAGTTATGATGGACAATATTACATACAAATATATTGAACAAGGTGTAGATATCTCCATAGTCGGTCTTAAATATTTTAATGTTTACGGTCCAAGAGAATACTTTAAAAATAAGACCGCATCTATGGTTGTTCAGTTTGGTCATCAGATATTAAACGGACAAACGCCTAAACTATTTGAAGGAAGCGATAAAATTTTAAGAGATTTTATCTATATAGATGATATTGTTCAGGCAAATATATTGGCGTGCGAACCTAAAAAAAGCGGTGTGTATAATGTCGGTACGGGAAAAGCAAGAAGTTTTGAGGATATTGTAAATATACTTCAAAAAGAGCTTGCAATAGATAACGGCAAAGAGTATATTCCAAATCCTTTTGTTGGTCAGTATCAGTTTTTTACAGAAGCAAATATTGACACTACAAAAGAAAACTTGGGTTATAAGCCAAACTATGAAATGGAAGATGGAATTAAGGCATATTTACCTGAAATCAAAAGACTATTCGATGTTGAGGTTAAAAAATAA